The genomic window CGCGGTGTAGGCCGGTGCACACAGGGCACGACCATCGCGCACATCGAAGCGCGCGCCATGCAGCACGCATTCGACGCTGCCCTCGGCGGTATTGAACTCGCCGGAGGACAGCTCGAACTCTTCATGCGTGCACTGGTCTTCCAGGGCATACAGTTCGCCGTCGAGGTTGAACACCACGATCGGAGTGCCGGTAACCTCATCGAACACGCTCTTCATTTCACCCGGCAGCAGTTCGGCGCCGGCGCAGACGAAGGTCCAGGCCTCGCTCACGCGACGGCTCCGGCCAGCGGCTTCTGCAGGATCTCGAAGCGCAGGTCGTCACGCTTGGGGATGCCGAAACGCTCGTCGCCATACGGGAACGGCTTCTTGATGCCGGTGCGCTGGTAACCGCGGCGCTCGTAGAAGGCGATCAGTTCATCGCGCACGTCGATGACCGTCATCTGCATCACCGGCACTGCCCATTCGCGGGCGGCGTGGGCTTCGGCGGCGTCCATCAGCTGCTTGCCGACGCCGCCACCCTGCTGGGCCGGATCGACCGAGAACATGCCGAAGTACCCCTTGCCGTCGACATCGGCGACGTGGGCGCAGGCCACCAGCTGGCCGTCTCGTTCGGCCAGCAGGATGGTCGAGCGCGGGCGGTCCAGGTCA from Stenotrophomonas sp. 704A1 includes these protein-coding regions:
- a CDS encoding GNAT family N-acetyltransferase translates to MSPLTFRAATSADIPALITLVTSAYRGDASRVGWTTEADLLDGARIDAEGIQGDLDRPRSTILLAERDGQLVACAHVADVDGKGYFGMFSVDPAQQGGGVGKQLMDAAEAHAAREWAVPVMQMTVIDVRDELIAFYERRGYQRTGIKKPFPYGDERFGIPKRDDLRFEILQKPLAGAVA
- a CDS encoding non-heme iron oxygenase ferredoxin subunit codes for the protein MSEAWTFVCAGAELLPGEMKSVFDEVTGTPIVVFNLDGELYALEDQCTHEEFELSSGEFNTAEGSVECVLHGARFDVRDGRALCAPAYTAVPKFPVKREHDAIWTRDDRD